A window of the Brassica napus cultivar Da-Ae chromosome C5, Da-Ae, whole genome shotgun sequence genome harbors these coding sequences:
- the LOC106397037 gene encoding glycine-rich RNA-binding protein 4, mitochondrial, whose translation MRYSIEMLVRRVIAIPQHSIPSSFHVLPRFCSSSSSASPSSKLFIGGLSYSVDEQSLKDAFSSFGEVEEVRIAYDKGTGRSRGFGFVDFADKDDALSAKHAMDGKGLLGRPLRIGFALERVRGGPVVVQRFGKPNSDREKKVFK comes from the exons ATGAGGTATAGTATTGAGATGCTTGTGAGACGAGTTATAGCGATACCTCAACACTCGATTCCTTCTAGCTTCCATGTTCTTCCTCGCTtttgctcctcttcttcttctgcatcGCCTAGTTCCAAGCTGTTCATCGGAG GGTTATCGTACTCGGTGGACGAACAATCTCTGAAAGACGCATTCTCTTCCTTCGGAGAGGTGGAAGAGG TTAGGATTGCTTACGACAAGGGAACTGGGAGATCAAGAGGATTCGGTTTTGTTGATTTTGCTGACAAAGACGATGCTCTTTCTGCAAAACACGCCATGGATGGGAAG GGATTATTGGGTCGGCCACTGAGGATAGGTTTCGCCCTTGAAAGGGTGCGTGGTGGTCCTGTGGTTGTTCAACGTTTTGGGAAACCCAATAGCGACAGAGAGAAGAAGGTCTTCAAGTGA
- the LOC106399708 gene encoding polygalacturonase QRT2, whose protein sequence is MYQKTIILLTILSASLHFCSSSYPFDPRYDQSTSPDLYLETNHLHGHSTRNNHMKNRHGYAPASSPRAFNVKSFGAKANGNDDSQAFTKAWNAACSSTGTVYVVVPKNRAYTLKSVKFSGPCKSSLIVFKIYGKIEAWKDPSAYEERRLWIVFEAVNNLRVEGGGRIDGNGNKWWPNSCKINPNLPCLGAPTAVTFVECKNLMVSNIRLENAQQMHMTFQDCENVKALNLMVTSPGNSPNTDGIHVTGTRNILIQDSIIRTGDDCISIVSGSENVRATGITCGPGHGISIGSLGANNSEAYVSNVVVNKATLIGTTNGVRIKTWQGGHGVAKNIIFQDIIMKNVTNPIIINQDYCDRVESCPQQKSAVQVSNVLYKNIQGTSSRPVAVKFECSRSIPCQGISMQNVKLVDQTQQDVVSTASCSNVKLDTKGHVSPICT, encoded by the exons ATGTATCAAAAGACCATAATCTTATTAACAATTCTCTCAGCGTCTCTTCATTTCTGTTCCAGCAGCTACCCATTTGATCCTAGATATGATCAGTCCACGTCTCCCGATTTGTATCTTGAAACCAATCATCTACATGGTCACagtacacgtaacaaccacatGAAAAATCGCCATGGATATGCTCCTGCATCCTCTCCTCGAGCTTTTAACGTCAAATCTTTCGGTGCTAAAGCCAACGGAAACGACGATTCTCAG GCATTCACGAAAGCTTGGAACGCAGCTTGTTCATCAACCGGGACAGTTTACGTCGTGGTTCCGAAAAATAGAGCTTACACTCTTAAGTCGGTCAAATTCTCCGGTCCATGCAAATCAtcattgattgtttttaag ATTTACGGAAAGATTGAGGCATGGAAAGATCCATCAGCCTACGAGGAACGTAGGCTCTGGATTGTTTTTGAAGCTGTAAATAACCTTCGTGTTGAAGGCGGTGGACGCATCGACGGTAATGGAAATAAATGGTGGCCAAATTCTTGCAAGATCAATCCTAATCTT CCATGCCTGGGTGCTCCAACG GCGGTTACGTTTGTGGAGTGCAAGAACTTGATGGTAAGTAACATTAGGTTGGAAAACGCACAGCAAATGCATATGACGTTTCAGGATTGCGAAAACGTAAAGGCTTTGAATCTTATGGTCACCTCCCCGGGTAATAGTCCTAACACTGATGGGATTCACGTTACTGGAACTCGCAATATCCTCATTCAAGATTCTATCATCCGTACTG GTGATGATTGTATATCGATAGTGAGTGGGTCGGAGAATGTGAGAGCGACGGGCATCACATGCGGACCAGGTCATGGAATCAG caTTGGGAGTTTGGGAGCAAATAACTCAGAAGCATATGTTTCAAATGTGGTGGTCAACAAAGCGACTCTTATAGGAACCACTAATGGTGTGAGAATCAAGACTTGGCAG GGAGGACATGGAGTggcaaaaaatatcatattccaAGACATCATAATGAAAAACGTCACGAACCCAATAATCATCAACCAGGACTATTGTGATCGTGTTGAATCATGTCCCCAACAG AAATCTGCGGTGCAAGTAAGCAATGTGTTGTACAAAAACATACAAGGGACGAGCTCAAGACCCGTAGCTGTTAAATTTGAGTGCAGCAGAAGCATCCCATGTCAAGGCATTTCAATGCAAAACGTTAAACTGGTCGACCAAACTCAACAAGATGTCGTCTCCACAGCTTCATGCTCCAACGTGAAGTTGGACACCAAAGGACACGTTTCTCCTATTTGTACTTGA
- the LOC106397345 gene encoding rhomboid-like protein 19: MSSPGASMFTNFTKLCKGLALVLVVGHALVHFVPATVTYLALIPARTIPFGWNLITSGYFELSVYGVVFSTVSLLFMGKFLEPVWGSKEFLKFIFVVNFLTYLCVFVTAIALYYITRLEIYLYMPFAGFHGVLAGLLVGIKQIIPDQEVLLVKIKAKWLPSIMLVLSVASSFFTLNSAAYLPTLIFGTYMGWLYLRYLQRRPETKLRGDPSDDFAFSTFFPEFLRPVIEPIASIFHRMLCGRSNATSEDHGYTTSGAPLPGSDSAEASRRRERGARALEERLATERLVPPKNKDELQSDALDSV; this comes from the exons ATGAGTTCTCCG GGAGCGAGCATGTTCACCAATTTCACCAAGCTCTGCAAAGGACTCGCTCTTGTGCTCGTGGTGGGGCACGCATTGGTTCACTTCGTCCCCGCCACCGTCACGTACCTCGCTCTCATTCCCGCGAG GACTATTCCTTTTGGCTGGAATCTGATTACAAGCGGCTATTTCGAACTCTCTGTATATGGG GTTGTCTTCAGCACCGTTTCTCTCCTCTTTATGGGAAAGTTTTTGGAGCCTGTCTGGGGttccaaggagttccttaagtTCATCTTCGTCGTGAACTTCCTTACCTATCTCTGTGTTTTCGTCACAGCCATTGCTTTGTACTACATTACCAGGCTCGAAATCTACCT ATATATGCCCTTTGCTGGTTTTCATGGTGTCTTGGCAGGCCTTCTTGTCGGGATTAAGCAGATAATACCTGACCAGGAGGTATTGCTCGTAAAGATAAAAGCAAAG TGGTTGCCCTCGATTATGCTAGTTTTGTCAGTTGCCTCAAGCTTCTTCACACTAAATTCAGCAGCATACCTTCCCACTTTGATATTTGGTACATATATGGGCTGGTTATACCTCAGATACTTGCAGAGGAGGCCAGAGACTAAGCTCAGAGGTGATCCGAGTGATGACTTTGCCTTCTCCACTTTCTTTCCTGAATTTCTCAG ACCGGTGATTGAACCTATAGCCTCAATATTCCATCGGATGCTTTGTGGACGATCAAATGCCACCAGCGAAGACCATGGTTATACTACCAGCGGTGCTCCATTACCCGGCTCTGACTCTGCTGAAGCTTCCAGGAGGAG AGAAAGAGGAGCAAGAGCTCTAGAGGAGAGACTTGCAACGGAAAGGTTGGTTCCTCCAAAAAACAAAGATGAGTTGCAGAGTGATGCTTTGGATAGCGTTTAA
- the BNAC05G44040D gene encoding uncharacterized protein BNAC05G44040D, which translates to MAVSKAIVIPLLLVLCAAALGAPAYEGFLRNGNFEESPKKTDMKKTVLLGKTALPEWVTTGFVEYIAGGPQPGGMYFPVAHGVHAVRLGNEAKISQKLKVKPGSLYALTFGASRTCAQDEVLRVSVPPQSGDLPLQTLYNSFGGDVYAWAFVAKTSVVTVTFHNPGVQEDPACGPLLDAVAIKELVHPMYTKGNLVKNGGFEEGPHRLVNSTQGVLLPPKQEDLTSPLPGWIIESLKAVKFIDSKYFNVPFGQAAIELVAGRESAIAQVIRTSPGQTYSLSFAVGDAKNDCHGSMMVEAFAARDTLKVPHTSVGGGHFKMASFKFKAIGARTRITFFSGYYHSKKMDMGSLCGPVIDQIVVSRVA; encoded by the exons ATGGCGGTGTCTAAAGCCATTGTTATACCTCTCTTACTCGTCTTATGTGCTGCTGCTCTTGGAGCTCCTGCTTATGAAG GCTTTCTTCGCAATGGTAACTTCGAGGAGTCACCAAAGAAGACCGACATGAAAAAAACGGTCCTACTCGGCAAAACCGCCTTGCCCGAATGGGTAACCACCGGTTTCGTCGAGTACATCGCCGGCGGTCCTCAGCCGGGAGGCATGTACTTCCCCGTAGCTCACGGCGTCCACGCCGTGAGGCTCGGCAACGAAGCAAAGATCTCTCAGAAGCTAAAAGTCAAGCCGGGCTCTCTATACGCGCTCACGTTCGGCGCGTCGAGAACTTGCGCGCAAGACGAGGTCCTTCGCGTCTCTGTGCCTCCTCAGTCCGGTGACTTGCCGCTTCAGACGCTGTACAACAGCTTCGGTGGTGACGTGTACGCTTGGGCTTTCGTGGCCAAGACTTCTGTGGTTACGGTGACTTTCCATAACCCTGGAGTTCAAGAAGATCCAGCTTGTGGTCCTTTGTTGGACGCTGTCGCCATTAAAGAGCTTGTTCATCCAATGTACACCAAAG gtaacttagtgaagaacGGTGGATTCGAAGAAGGTCCTCACCGTCTAGTGAACTCAACACAAGGAGTCCTTCTCCCACCTAAACAAGAAGATCTCACATCACCCTTACCTGGATGGATCATTGAGTCACTCAAGGCAGTTAAGTTCATAGACTCCAAGTACTTCAATGTCCCCTTTGGACAAGCCGCCATCGAGCTTGTTGCTGGGAGAGAAAGTGCTATTGCACAAGTCATTAGAACTTCACCAGGTCAAACCTACAGTCTCTCCTTTGCCGTTGGAGATGCTAAAAACGACTGCCATGGATCCATGATGGTTGAGGCTTTTGCAGCCAGAGATACACTGAAAGTGCCGCACACTTCGGTTGGTGGAGGTCACTTTAAGATGGCAAGTTTCAAGTTCAAGGCGATTGGGGCAAGGACTAGGATTACTTTCTTCAGTGGCTATTACCATAGCAAGAAAATGGATATGGGATCTCTCTGTGGACCTGTCATTGATCAGATTGTGGTTTCTCGTGTCGCTTAG
- the LOC106397036 gene encoding serine carboxypeptidase-like 27, protein MGYSHLLLLSLLLAASSSFVSSSTYVEEQKRDRITQLPGQPSNVDFRQYSGYVTVNEQRGRALFYWLVESPTTRDPKSRPLVLWLNGGPGCSSVAYGAAEEVGPFRVGSDGKTLHPKLYAWNKLANLLFLESPAGVGFSYTNSTSDLYTTGDQRTAEDSYRFLVNWFERFPQYKHRDFYIVGESYAGHFVPQLSKLVHERNKGFKNPPINLKGFMVGNAVTDDYHDYIGTFEYWWNHGLISDSTYHQLKTACYSVSSQHPSLQCMEALRSAELEQGNIDPYSIFTKPCNNTVQLKSFLKGRYPWMSRAYDPCTERYSNVYFNRVEVQKALHANVTRLSYPWKSCSDIVGNYWTDSPVSMLPIYRELIAAGLKIWVFSGDTDAVVPITATRYSIDALKLATITNWYPWYDHGKVGGWSQVYKGLTLVTVTGAGHEVPLHRPRQAFIIFRSFLENKPMPMS, encoded by the exons ATGGGTTACTCTCATCTTCTTCTACTCTCTCTCTTACTCGCAGCTTCTTcaagttttgtctcttcttccACATACGTAGAAGAACAAAAGAGAGACAGGATCACTCAGTTACCTGGACAGCCTAGTAACGTCGATTTCAGACAGTACTCAGGTTACGTCACCGTGAATGAACAACGTGGAAGAGCTTTGTTCTACTGGCTGGTCGAGTCCCCAACGACCCGTGACCCGAAGTCTCGACCTTTGGTCCTGTGGCTCAATGGAGGTCCAGGCTGTTCCTCTGTTGCTTATGGTGCTGCTGAAGAAGTTGGTCCGTTTCGTGTTGGGTCTGATGGGAAAACTCTGCATCCAAAACTCTATGCTTGGAACAAAT TGGCGAACTTGCTTTTCTTGGAGTCTCCAGCTGGAGTTGGTTTCTCATATACAAACTCAACTTCAGATCTTTACACAACCGGTGATCAGAGAACTG CTGAAGATTCATATAGGTTTCTTGTCAACTGGTTTGAGAGGTTTCCACAATACAAACACAGAGACTTTTACATTGTTGGAGAAAGCTATGCAGGCCATTTTGTTCCTCAGCTGTCTAAGCTTGTCCATGAAAGAAACAAAGGATTCAAGAACCCTCCTATAAACCTCAAAGGTTTTATG GTGGGAAATGCTGTTACAGATGACTATCATGACTACATAGGAACATTTGAGTATTGGTGGAATCATGGTCTCATATCTGATTCCACTTATCACCAGCTAAAGACAGCCTGCTACTCAGTATCCTCCCAGCATCCTTCTTTACAGTGTATGGAAGCTTTGAGAAGTGCTGAACTAGAGCAAGGAAACATCGATCCGTACAGCATTTTTACAAAACCTTGCAACAATACTGTACAGCTCAAGAGCTTCTTAAAGGGTCGCTAT CCATGGATGTCAAGAGCTTATGATCCCTGTACAGAGAGGTATTCGAATGTGTACTTTAACCGTGTGGAAGTTCAGAAGGCTCTACATGCAAATGTCACTCGCTTATCTTACCCTTGGAAGTCATGCAG TGACATTGTGGGAAACTATTGGACAGATTCTCCTGTCTCTATGCTACCAATATACAGAGAATTGATTGCTGCAGGTCTCAAAATATGGGTCTTCAG TGGAGATACAGATGCGGTGGTTCCTATAACTGCAACCAGATACTCTATAGATGCACTGAAGCTGGCAACCATCACAAACTGGTATCCGTGGTATGATCATGGCAAG GTTGGTGGATGGAGTCAAGTGTACAAAGGACTTACATTAGTGACAGTGACAGGAGCTGGTCATGAAGTGCCTCTACATCGTCCTCGTCAAGCCTTTATTATTTTCAGATCATTCTTAGAGAACAAACCTATGCCAATGTCCTGA